The following DNA comes from Castanea sativa cultivar Marrone di Chiusa Pesio chromosome 10, ASM4071231v1.
GTTGGGAATCAGTGAAAATATCAACAATACCTTTATCAGAAAGAAGAGCCTATTGACTGGATTCATTTCCATCTTTGTGCTCATCTTGGTCATTGTTAGATTGATTTTATCaaggtttttatcaatttttaaaaataacaactCTTGTTTAAGATTATTGTTAccacttttaacaatttttaattcaattgtCTCTTGTTTGACAACATTGATTTCATGTTGGAGatcattaacatatatatatatacacacacacacacacacaccattgTTGTTGAAAGGCCTATTGAAATAACTACTCTCGGCTACTTTTGATGAATGTGaaataaatagtaaaagtttGACTCAtacttttctgatttttttctaCAATAATGTCAAGATGCTCTTGTGCTTTCAACCACTTTTGCATGACAATTGAATAGTAAAAACCGATTCTTGCTATTACTTCTCCCTAAATGTTTATTGCTACTCCCCACGAGTTTTGATTCCAATTGCTTCCCACTATGCAAATAGTGCTTATTTTACCAATAAAAGGGCCAATCCCTTTCAAGTTGTATtcagatattattttttttactagctTTAAAATTGCCCTTTAGTCTTTAAGCTACCTTCCGAAAGTCCTAAACTTGTTACCTTTCCCCAATTCCTGctcaagaaaattttgtatcaacTATTACTTCCTGTAATGTTTTACTTTGAAGCTTGTATTATaatcttttaatatatatatatatatatatatataaaagagtcCACAATGGACTTCAACTTTATGaaatatgaaattatgaatAACCCTTTCTGCTCAGTCCCAAGAACAAACAATGAGGCTGCTCATAGGCTTGCAACGACGGCTAGCTCTGAATTGGTTTGGCTCAAAGAGACTCCTCCTGGTTTAGGGAGTATTCTGGAGGCAGATGCATCTTCCTAGATTATTTcgataaaattttaaacctcTTATCTCACGCACACACAAAAATAGTTGGTGATAACAAAAGGCTAATTTCTTGAAAAACATGGGTCGCAATCTCAATTTATTGATGGTTCATTTGCACTGCATTCCCTCCTACAATTGCACGCATCTTACTCTTAAACTATAAATACAAGTGTTGGGCCGCCTACTATGAAATGCAATGGTAAAGAAAGGGACACAGCATGCAATAAGCATTCATTGCCAAATTGAAGGGGACACCAACTTCTTACATTTATAAATGGGGGAAGTAGTGGTTACAAGTGTTGTAACCTAATAAGCAGTTCTCCCTTTTAAGGAAGAAATCTGGGGTTTAACTACGTTGGAGACACAGGAAAGAATGCTGAAGACAGAAACATCAATACAATGCCTGTTGTAATCTCCATTGGCTTTAGTCCACAAGGGAAAATCACCCATGGAATCTTCACAATGCTAACAACATAGGTCTCACAGAAACTGTCTTCATGTCAAGTTtctaatgaaaaagtaaaacGGTCAGCAAGGTACATTTGTATGGTTGAGTCACCATACCTTAATCAAGATAGGGTTCAAGTTTTGTTATTCTTCATTCTAATATACATCTTAGACGGCATGTTTGCTTCCATTAGTCGCCACCATATTCTCGCCTGGGGAGACAGCTTCCGATTCCACCTGGAGAGAGGGTGAACAATCTGTTTTCTCATTGTCAGAAGCATCAGAAATAGAACCAGAACCAGAATTTATGTTGATTGAATCTAAAGCACATGACAGAGATGGTTGTAGTGCTGTTGAGGCAGGATGTTCTCTTGTCCAAAAAGCGGGTATCTTTTTGTCATCTTCTCTCATCCTTTCAGAATAAGTATTTATGTCAAACCCCATGCTATCATTTCCACCAAATGCAAACTCAAGGTGTTCCATATCAAATAAATCCTCCATTATTTTCTTGGAGTTGAGGTCATCAGAGTAAACAAACTTGACTTTATTTGCAGTTTTGGGCTCTAGAAAGGGCTTCACCACCTGCACTAACACGTTCTTCCGAAGTCAAAACCAGGTAGTATATAAAGCTATGCACAAACCTACTAACAACTAACAGATAAAATAGCAGATCAAAAATGTGCTAGATTGGTAATCTACCGTTCCCAAAAAAGAACCATCGATGAACAAAATACACCAGAATACGGCCCTAGCACAATGTTCGGTAATCACCTAGGAAATACCCCAAATGAGAAGCAAAAAACATTAAACTGATAGTAACAATTAACCTTTTTGGCTATACAGTAATTTTCTAAATCAAGTATTTAAagttgaattttgaatttagttttgtGAGGTTTAAATCAATATTCGAGACTAAAATTTTATCAGACCTATTAGAAATTTGGGTCCAATGGCTGAAAATATCCAGTATTTAATAGTGCTAAAACTTCATAGTAACTCAAAATCTGAAGGAGACATGAAAACCTAAATCCTGTCAAAGACAGAAAGGTGCTATTAATATATAGCTCTACCAACTTAGAGTCCAAATATAGGTCACTCAATATAAAGTCCACAATCAAACCCGTATACTCCCAGAAGGCATAGTAACAACTTTTTACGAATGATAATGAACaacattgaaaaacaaatttaatttgGGTAATACCATCCAGAATGGCTCAAAAAACTTAGGAGGGTTGTATAATATTGCCACACCAAGGCGTTCAGGATAACGTTCTTGCAAAACATGGGCAGTTTCTCGTGTCACCTTCACGGAAATATTCGACAAATTGAAACCCTCAAAATCAATTAGCCAGACCATCTGTTCTCGGTCTGGTGCCAGGTTTAAAATAGCATTCTCCATGCAATACACCAAGTACTTGATTTGTCCTTTTATCGACTTTGAGTTCTgcaatcaaaataaatatgcaAATGTCGTTAAGTAAACAAGCAACAGAAGGCAAAGTACTTTTATTCTATAACTTGAACTTCCAGGGCATTGTATGTCTGCTTTTAGTTTGACATATACCAATAGATCCTATACGcctaatattattttgaataacCATATCATAATTGCACAATAAGGGGAACAACAATTAATTTCAGACTCACATAATGGGTTATATGCTCGGTTTCCAGATTATTAATGTATTAACCCTCCTTGCAATAAGAATCTTTTTAATTTAGTAAATATTTTGgctcaaaattgaaaaagaaagttTACATTGTACACAAGAAAACATTGCTTTTCTCCATTTTATTGCTTAAAACATATAggcacaaaaacaaattttcttcCATTATTAGGTGATAACTGGTACATAAAAGCAGAGAGATAGGGAGGCATTGTCAGATGAAACCTGGCGACTAGGTCTCATGACAAGGACTGTTCTCCCATGCTTGTCAATAGAAGTTGATCTGTAGATTTTCCCTGTCTCTGCTTCATTCGCAATGTCCTCCTACATTACAGGCAAAATCAATGGCATTTAGAAAAACCAGTTCTCAAGAAATTATATTACAAAGCTAACAAAATTTGACCAAAGCCTACAACAATAGGCTAAAAGAGTTCAGGTTGATCTTGCTTATTAACTGtccaaataatttaaataatttaataagcTTTAATCAAGCAGATCTTCCATGCCTAATTAACTAATTTCGAacttttctataaatttttaatttatacgTAGCTGtaggatttagatttttttttttttttggtaatttacaaaACCCTCCAAGGATTTTGAATCCATGACCTCACCATCTACTAATTCTTGTGGGGGAAAGAGATGCAATTTGAGCCAGAGCTCATTGGCAGTTTGATTTGGAAAATTGGGTAGACTTCCAATCAGGTCTGGGTCTAACCAACATTGAGGCAACTGACCTTAGATTGAGAACTTTGAACCAGACCCAAGGAACAGAGCaaggaaaaatatcaaaatatacaactaaaaAGTTCAAGAAAATGAGAGAGGGAAATGAGAACTATTCAAACAAAAAGATGCACCAGTGGGACAAGATCATCAGGCCTCCTATTATCACTAACTATTTGCATAAACCTTCTAATAAAAAGACTCtaccaaaaagttttttttttttttttttaaggtgtaCTCAAGCACACTTTCTATCCATGGATTCTAACTTCAAATTGCAGATGAATATAATGGAGATTAATGGAAGCATACTGTTATGTGTCTAgcttatttaattaatatttggtAAATAATGATAGGGATTTGTTGTGTTAATTCAAATAACTTAATTTGGATTAGGAATTAGGATGAGTTATGAtctgttttgttaaaaaaatctaagaagTTGAAGTTTATTTTTAcctaattgaaaattataaataaattcagATGTAAACAATAAATAAGATAGTCTTGACTTG
Coding sequences within:
- the LOC142612645 gene encoding uncharacterized protein LOC142612645 isoform X2, with the translated sequence MSSGSKKSPSNGFEKALTSEEEQTKIKEVRRLIGQLPDKLSIYCSDTCIARYLQARNWHVKKATKMLKESLKWRLEYKPEEIRWEDIANEAETGKIYRSTSIDKHGRTVLVMRPSRQNSKSIKGQIKYLVYCMENAILNLAPDREQMVWLIDFEGFNLSNISVKVTRETAHVLQERYPERLGVAILYNPPKFFEPFWMVVKPFLEPKTANKVKFVYSDDLNSKKIMEDLFDMEHLEFAFGGNDSMGFDINTYSERMREDDKKIPAFWTREHPASTALQPSLSCALDSININSGSGSISDASDNEKTDCSPSLQVESEAVSPGENMVATNGSKHAV
- the LOC142612645 gene encoding uncharacterized protein LOC142612645 isoform X1; protein product: MARTSFLTALEKGRDKAFWHAFSLKNMSSGSKKSPSNGFEKALTSEEEQTKIKEVRRLIGQLPDKLSIYCSDTCIARYLQARNWHVKKATKMLKESLKWRLEYKPEEIRWEDIANEAETGKIYRSTSIDKHGRTVLVMRPSRQNSKSIKGQIKYLVYCMENAILNLAPDREQMVWLIDFEGFNLSNISVKVTRETAHVLQERYPERLGVAILYNPPKFFEPFWMVVKPFLEPKTANKVKFVYSDDLNSKKIMEDLFDMEHLEFAFGGNDSMGFDINTYSERMREDDKKIPAFWTREHPASTALQPSLSCALDSININSGSGSISDASDNEKTDCSPSLQVESEAVSPGENMVATNGSKHAV